A single region of the Vicia villosa cultivar HV-30 ecotype Madison, WI linkage group LG4, Vvil1.0, whole genome shotgun sequence genome encodes:
- the LOC131597323 gene encoding uncharacterized protein LOC131597323, which produces MYYVIANRLLKKLEHVKIKHVPRMKNQEANDLSQIASGYRISKEKLEELVEVRGKVVATMLSPVDLEGNHLGYANEEEFEVLAIDTLADTDWWNPIIEYLKDPSLNTDRKTKYRALSYVWIGNELFKKTPEGILLKCLGENEAYLALANIHSGAYGAHQVGQKMKWLLFRYGMYWPTMLKDSIEFAKGFQECQVHGGIQYAPASKFHAIIKPWPFRG; this is translated from the coding sequence atgTATTACGTCATTGCAAACAGACTGCTCAAAAAACTCGAACATGTGAAGATAAAACATGTTCCAAGAATGAAAAATCAAGAGGCTAATGATTTATCACAAATAGCTTCAGGATATAGAAtttcaaaagagaagttagaggaACTTGTCGAAGTAAGAGGAAAAGTAGTGGCCACCATGTTGTCTCCGGTAGACCTAGAAGGCAACCACTTAGGATATGCTAATGAAGAGGAATTCGAGGTATTAGCCATTGATACtttagcagatacagattggtGGAATCCAATTATTGAGTATCTTAAAGACCCCTCATTAAATACAGATAGAAAAACCAAGTACAGAGCTTTGTCTTACGTTTGGATAGGGAATGAgctattcaagaaaactcctgaaggcaTCCTATTGAAATGTTTAGGAGAAAACGAAGCGTACTTAGCCTTAGCTAACATTCATAGTGGGGCATATGGGGCACACCAAGTAGGCCAAAAAATGAAATGGTTGCTTTTCAggtatgggatgtattggcccacCATGCTAAAAGACAGTATAGAATTCGCTAAAGGCTTCCAAGAGTGTCAAGTACATGGAGGAATTCAATATGCTCCTGCAAGCAAATTCCATGCAATCATTAAACCTTGGCCTTTCAGAGGCTGA